The following nucleotide sequence is from Granulicella aggregans.
ACATCGCAACCCTTTAGTCGAGCGCGTAGATCGCCAATCCGCTCAACAGCTTGGGGTAGAAATCGGTCGACTTCTGCGGCATCACATCGCCCGACAGCGAGATGTCGCGCAACTGGTCCAGCGTGATCGGCTTGATGAGAAACGCCACATCCGCCTCGCCGCTCTTCACCTGGCCCAAAGCCTCATCCGCCTCGCGAATGTAGCGAACGTTGCCCAGCTTGGTAATCGTCTCCTGGTTCAACCCCAGCAGCCGGTCGAGCACGATCAGGTGAAGCTGCACCACGTCGAGCTTTGCCTGGCGAGGCGAGATGCCTCCCAGCGCCGCGGCAATCGCGTCCGGCTTGGCCTTGAGTAAATACGAGCCAGCCGCCGTCGCAGCGATAAACGCGACGCCTTCCATCGTCTTCAACACGCCCAGGTCAACCTCGGCGAGTTTGCTCACCTCGAAGAACTCAGAAGCCTTCTCGGCGAACGCAGCCCCTGAGAAGTCGTGCAGACCATGGACCACGCGGTGGGTCGGAAGAATCGTGATTCCCGGCGCATCCATGTTCACGAAGGTCATCATCATCGCCGCCTCTGGGAAGGGCGGTGCCGGCAACTGGCTCGGGGCGAGACGCTCATCCTCGTCCGCGGGCTGGTTCAGCGGCAGCCGCAGTTGCGCCGACCGCTCCTTGGCATAGGCGACGCTGGTCTCGTAGCGGTGATGGCCGTCGGCGATGATCAGCTTCTTGTCCGCCATCGCGGTCAGGATCAAATTGATCAGCGTTGGGTCTGTGAGCTTCCAGACGCGGTGCACGACGCC
It contains:
- a CDS encoding DUF1015 domain-containing protein; this encodes MARIYQFRALRYDPSRVHMEDVVTQPYDKITPAMQQHYYDASPYNLVRVILGKHEPEDNEQDNVYTRAAGYLKEWRKENILAEESEPAIYGYSQTYKVPHTDETRERRGFIALGHLYDYADKVVYRHEQTFPKHKSDRMSLFKATRAYCEQIYMLYSDPAFTAEKLIFGTNGKPAPADLSITDEYGVVHRVWKLTDPTLINLILTAMADKKLIIADGHHRYETSVAYAKERSAQLRLPLNQPADEDERLAPSQLPAPPFPEAAMMMTFVNMDAPGITILPTHRVVHGLHDFSGAAFAEKASEFFEVSKLAEVDLGVLKTMEGVAFIAATAAGSYLLKAKPDAIAAALGGISPRQAKLDVVQLHLIVLDRLLGLNQETITKLGNVRYIREADEALGQVKSGEADVAFLIKPITLDQLRDISLSGDVMPQKSTDFYPKLLSGLAIYALD